From the Garra rufa chromosome 17, GarRuf1.0, whole genome shotgun sequence genome, one window contains:
- the rp9 gene encoding retinitis pigmentosa 9 protein: MSDRKRSREHHEDRHERKKHKESKQDEDKYQHQTRKLIHEVQKLKHVETFYENPPPGFIKEEDDKPEDCIPDDPGNEDARNFLAHAPTRGLWMPLGKEVKVMQCWRCKRYGHRTGDRECPFFIKGNQKLEQFRVAHEDPMYDIIRENKRNEKETRIQQLKQLLQDTTSDSDSTSSSSASSDHTRKKKKKKEKRKKEKKKHKKTKKKHKAKASHDSDTD, from the exons ATGTCAGACCGCAAGCGAAGCCGAGAACACCACGAGGACAGACATGAAAGAAAGAAACACAAGGAGTCAAAACAAGATGAAGACAAATACCAACACCAAACCAGAAAACTGATTCACGAGGTGCAGAAACTCAAGCATGTGGAGACTTT CTATGAAAATCCTCCCCCTGGGTTCATAAAG GAAGAGGATGACAAACCAGAAGACTGTATTCCTGATGACCCTGGTAATGAGGACGCCAGGAACTTTTTGGCTCACGCTCCCACCAGAGGACTGTGGATGCCTCTGGGTAAAGAGGTGAAGGTCATGCAGT GCTGGAGATGTAAGAGGTACGGCCACAGAACAGGAGACAGAGAATGTCCTTTCTTTATCAAAGGCAACCAGAAACTGGAGCAGTTCAGAGTG GCGCATGAGGATCCAATGTACGATATTATCCGTGAAAACAAACGCAATGAAAAAGAGACAAG GATCCAGCAGTTAAAACAGCTGCTTCAAGACACCACCTCTGACTCAGACTCCACCTCGTCTTCCTCTGCCTCCTCCGATCACAcccggaagaagaagaagaaaaaggagaagaggaagaaagaaaagaagaaacACAAGAAGACAAAAAAGAAGCACAAGGCCAAGGCTAGCCATGACTCAGACACCGATTGA